A genomic stretch from Polyangium spumosum includes:
- a CDS encoding sigma-54-dependent transcriptional regulator, whose translation MESAKRTPMNLLVVEDDTPLAELFVGIAEKRGLGASRAATIAEGRARIEAGDVEILLTDMRLPDGSGIELIEWTRKADPRIVIVAITAFGSIEIAVRAVRQGAYDFLTKPVEPAVLGVALDRAMEARRLRGEVEALRGALATESALKGIIGKSRALADITSVVRRVADSPATVLVTGPSGSGKELVARALHEASRRKEGPFVAVNAAAIPETLLESELFGYKKGAFTDARQDKKGLFVEADGGTLFLDEIGDLPLVLQAKILRVLEEREVRPLGATRNVPIDARVVAATNHDLRRAVKEGRFREDLFYRLAVIEIAIPPLRDRPEDILPLAEHFLQRAKARAGLPIQGFSGAAARVLMAYEWPGNVRELENAVERAVALAQAEWISPDDLPPTVQKPSTPDLFASAAERMMTLEEVDRAYVKHVLERFGGNKVRAAAALGINRRTIQRWLGEDE comes from the coding sequence ATGGAGAGCGCGAAACGAACGCCGATGAACCTGCTCGTGGTGGAGGACGATACGCCCCTCGCGGAGCTCTTCGTGGGCATCGCCGAGAAACGAGGCCTCGGCGCGTCGAGGGCCGCGACGATCGCCGAGGGCCGCGCGCGGATCGAGGCGGGTGACGTGGAGATCCTCCTCACGGACATGCGCCTGCCGGATGGAAGCGGCATCGAGCTCATCGAGTGGACCCGCAAGGCCGATCCGCGCATCGTGATCGTCGCGATCACGGCGTTCGGGTCGATCGAGATCGCGGTCCGCGCGGTGCGGCAAGGCGCCTACGATTTCCTGACGAAGCCCGTCGAGCCGGCCGTGCTCGGCGTCGCGCTCGACCGGGCGATGGAGGCGAGGCGGCTGCGGGGCGAGGTCGAGGCGCTGCGCGGGGCGCTCGCGACGGAGAGCGCGCTGAAGGGCATCATCGGCAAGAGCCGCGCGCTGGCGGACATCACGAGCGTGGTGCGGCGCGTGGCCGACTCGCCGGCGACGGTGCTCGTGACGGGGCCGAGCGGCAGCGGAAAGGAGCTCGTCGCCCGCGCGCTGCACGAGGCGAGCCGGCGCAAGGAGGGGCCGTTCGTCGCGGTGAACGCGGCGGCGATCCCGGAGACGCTGCTGGAGAGCGAGCTCTTCGGTTACAAGAAGGGCGCGTTCACGGACGCGCGGCAGGACAAGAAGGGCCTGTTCGTCGAGGCCGACGGGGGCACGCTTTTCCTCGACGAGATCGGCGATCTGCCGCTCGTGCTCCAGGCGAAGATCCTGCGCGTGCTCGAGGAGCGCGAGGTGCGTCCCCTCGGCGCGACGCGCAACGTGCCCATCGACGCGCGCGTGGTGGCCGCGACGAACCACGACCTGCGCAGGGCCGTGAAGGAGGGCCGGTTCCGCGAGGATCTGTTCTACCGGCTCGCCGTGATCGAGATCGCGATCCCGCCGCTGCGCGACCGGCCGGAGGACATCCTGCCCTTGGCCGAGCACTTCCTGCAGCGGGCGAAGGCGCGGGCGGGGCTCCCGATCCAGGGCTTCTCGGGGGCCGCGGCGCGCGTGCTGATGGCCTACGAATGGCCCGGCAACGTGCGCGAGCTGGAGAACGCGGTCGAGCGCGCGGTGGCCCTGGCGCAGGCCGAGTGGATCAGCCCGGACGACCTGCCGCCGACGGTGCAGAAGCCGAGCACGCCCGACCTCTTCGCGAGCGCCGCCGAGCGCATGATGACGCTCGAAGAGGTGGACCGCGCCTACGTGAAGCACGTGCTCGAGCGCTTCGGCGGCAACAAGGTGCGCGCCGCGGCCGCGCTCGGGATCAACCGCCGCACGATCCAGCGATGGCTGGGCGAAGACGAGTGA
- a CDS encoding sensor histidine kinase, with the protein MNLARKRLTRKLLAIFATPVVLGFVLTGVVSLRTIRTSLVESSERALADNIATLRTAALPIAAKGQTEEAAALVERVADEETVHGVAFYDERGAPFARSSALVNAPSALDVMAARAVSLGASSHGTVRVGDEEVLVHVEPVRDAPGLGAVVMTRELGPIDRMIDLALIRLALTGGAAALCVSLIAIWISRVLGREWGNLVHAVDRVAAGDLDVRVEASPRLELDRVARAINDMTRSLAETREKLLAAEAERTELAARMRHAQALAVVGQVAGSFAHEIGSPLNTILGWSRLSAADEDLPGPVRAQFETIAAQCERIRRIVQRMLDVSRPPTDHVVPVELADVVRDVTAFLAPDLRVRRIDLRLRVAERLPPIVAVRDRLLQVVMNLCINAIQAQPGGGTLRISLALDDADPEREPRLRLEVADAGPGIPEDKRSQVFELFYSTKVEIGGTGLGLPIVADVVRDLGGRVEIADAPEGGALFRVLLPAASSAR; encoded by the coding sequence ATGAACCTCGCGCGCAAGCGGCTCACCCGCAAGCTCCTCGCCATCTTCGCCACCCCCGTCGTCCTCGGCTTCGTGCTCACGGGGGTCGTCTCCCTCCGGACGATCCGTACGTCCCTCGTCGAGAGCAGCGAGCGCGCGCTCGCCGACAACATCGCCACGCTCCGAACGGCCGCCCTGCCCATCGCGGCGAAGGGGCAAACGGAGGAGGCCGCGGCGCTCGTCGAGCGCGTCGCCGACGAGGAGACCGTACACGGCGTGGCCTTCTACGACGAACGAGGCGCGCCGTTTGCTCGCTCGTCGGCGCTCGTGAACGCGCCCTCCGCCCTCGACGTCATGGCCGCGCGCGCCGTCTCCCTCGGGGCGTCGAGCCATGGAACCGTCCGCGTCGGCGACGAGGAGGTCCTCGTCCACGTCGAGCCCGTCCGTGACGCGCCTGGCCTCGGCGCGGTGGTCATGACCCGCGAACTCGGCCCGATCGATCGCATGATCGACCTCGCCCTGATCCGGCTCGCGCTCACGGGTGGCGCGGCGGCGCTCTGCGTGTCGCTCATCGCGATCTGGATCTCGCGCGTGCTCGGGCGCGAGTGGGGCAACCTCGTGCACGCCGTCGATCGGGTGGCTGCGGGTGACCTCGACGTGCGCGTCGAGGCCTCGCCGCGGCTCGAGCTCGACCGCGTCGCCCGCGCCATCAACGACATGACCCGCTCGCTCGCCGAGACACGCGAGAAGCTGCTCGCGGCCGAGGCGGAGCGGACCGAGCTCGCCGCGCGGATGCGGCACGCGCAGGCCCTCGCGGTCGTGGGGCAGGTGGCCGGCTCCTTCGCGCACGAGATCGGCTCGCCGCTCAACACCATCCTCGGCTGGTCGCGCCTCTCGGCCGCGGACGAGGACCTGCCTGGCCCCGTGCGCGCGCAGTTCGAAACCATCGCCGCCCAGTGCGAGCGCATCCGCCGCATCGTCCAGCGCATGCTCGACGTGAGCCGCCCGCCCACCGATCACGTCGTCCCCGTCGAGCTCGCGGACGTCGTGCGTGACGTGACCGCCTTCCTCGCGCCCGACCTGCGCGTGCGTCGGATCGATCTGCGCCTCCGTGTCGCCGAGCGCCTGCCGCCGATCGTCGCCGTTCGGGATCGGCTGCTCCAGGTCGTGATGAACCTCTGCATCAACGCGATCCAGGCGCAGCCGGGGGGCGGCACGCTCCGGATCTCGCTCGCGCTCGACGACGCGGACCCCGAGCGTGAGCCACGCCTGCGGCTCGAGGTCGCCGACGCGGGGCCGGGGATCCCCGAGGACAAGCGGTCGCAGGTCTTCGAGCTCTTTTATTCGACGAAGGTCGAGATCGGAGGCACGGGGCTCGGGCTGCCCATCGTCGCCGACGTCGTGCGGGACCTCGGCGGCCGCGTCGAGATCGCGGACGCGCCCGAAGGTGGCGCCCTCTTCCGCGTGCTCCTGCCGGCCGCCTCGAGCGCTCGCTAG